One stretch of Corvus moneduloides isolate bCorMon1 chromosome 16, bCorMon1.pri, whole genome shotgun sequence DNA includes these proteins:
- the LOC116452067 gene encoding BTB/POZ domain-containing protein KCTD5 isoform X1: MAAENHCEFPVPPAGGLGAGGPCRRCNSAPLPGAGPGKWVRLNVGGTCFLTTRQTLCRDPKSFLFRLCQADPDLDSDKDETGAYLIDRDPTYFGPVLNYLRHGKLVINKDLAEEGVLEEAEFYNITSLIKLVKDKIRERDSKISQVPVKHVYRVLQCQEEELTQMVSTMSDGWKFEQLVSIGSQYSCGRAQQSEFLLIVSREVKGEERCFQKCCSELVSIGSSYNYGNEDQAEFLCVVSKELHNTPYGTTSEPSEKAKSEDEETDYDMNDSD, from the exons ATGGCGGCGGAGAACCACTGTGAGTTTCCCGTGCCCCCGGCTGGCGGCCTCGGTGCGGGCGGGCCCTGCCGTAGGTGTAACTCGGCACCGCTGCCCGGCGCGGGTCCCGGCAAGTGGGTCCGGCTGAACGTGGGGGGCACCTGCTTCCTGACCACTCGACAGACGCTCTGCAGGGATCCTAAGTCCTTCCTCTTCCGCCTCTGCCAGGCCGACCCCGACCTGGACTCGGACAAG GATGAAACAGGTGCCTATTTAATAGACAGAGACCCAACCTACTTTGGGCCAGTGCTGAACTATCTCAGACATGGGAAACTGGTTATTAACAAGGACCTAGCTGAGGAAG GTGTACTGGAAGAGGCTGAATTCTACAATATCACATCTCTAATAAAACTGGTAAAGGACAAAATAAGAGAAAGAGACAGCAAAATCTCACAG GTGCCAGTCAAACATGTGTACAGAGTGCTGCAGTGTCAGGAAGAAGAACTCACTCAAATGGTTTCCACAATGTCCGATGGCTGGAAATTTGAACAG CTTGTCAGTATAGGTTCCCAGTACAGCTGTGGCCGGGCTCAGCAGTCAGAGTTTCTGCTGATAGTGTCACGGGAAGTGAAAGGGGAAGAGAGATGCttccagaaatgctgcagtgag ctGGTCAGTATTGGTTCTTCCTATAACTATGGCAATGAAGATCAGGCTGAATTTCTATGTGTTGTCTCGAAGGAATTGCATAACACTCCTTATGGCACAACCAGTGAACCCAGTGAAAAAGCAAAG AGTGAGGATGAAGAAACGGATTACGATATGAATGACTCAGATTAA
- the LOC116452067 gene encoding BTB/POZ domain-containing protein KCTD5 isoform X3, translated as MAAENHCEFPVPPAGGLGAGGPCRRCNSAPLPGAGPGKWVRLNVGGTCFLTTRQTLCRDPKSFLFRLCQADPDLDSDKDETGAYLIDRDPTYFGPVLNYLRHGKLVINKDLAEEGVLEEAEFYNITSLIKLVKDKIRERDSKISQVPVKHVYRVLQCQEEELTQMVSTMSDGWKFEQLVSIGSSYNYGNEDQAEFLCVVSKELHNTPYGTTSEPSEKAKSEDEETDYDMNDSD; from the exons ATGGCGGCGGAGAACCACTGTGAGTTTCCCGTGCCCCCGGCTGGCGGCCTCGGTGCGGGCGGGCCCTGCCGTAGGTGTAACTCGGCACCGCTGCCCGGCGCGGGTCCCGGCAAGTGGGTCCGGCTGAACGTGGGGGGCACCTGCTTCCTGACCACTCGACAGACGCTCTGCAGGGATCCTAAGTCCTTCCTCTTCCGCCTCTGCCAGGCCGACCCCGACCTGGACTCGGACAAG GATGAAACAGGTGCCTATTTAATAGACAGAGACCCAACCTACTTTGGGCCAGTGCTGAACTATCTCAGACATGGGAAACTGGTTATTAACAAGGACCTAGCTGAGGAAG GTGTACTGGAAGAGGCTGAATTCTACAATATCACATCTCTAATAAAACTGGTAAAGGACAAAATAAGAGAAAGAGACAGCAAAATCTCACAG GTGCCAGTCAAACATGTGTACAGAGTGCTGCAGTGTCAGGAAGAAGAACTCACTCAAATGGTTTCCACAATGTCCGATGGCTGGAAATTTGAACAG ctGGTCAGTATTGGTTCTTCCTATAACTATGGCAATGAAGATCAGGCTGAATTTCTATGTGTTGTCTCGAAGGAATTGCATAACACTCCTTATGGCACAACCAGTGAACCCAGTGAAAAAGCAAAG AGTGAGGATGAAGAAACGGATTACGATATGAATGACTCAGATTAA
- the LOC116452067 gene encoding BTB/POZ domain-containing protein KCTD5 isoform X2: MAAENHCEFPVPPAGGLGAGGPCRRCNSAPLPGAGPGKWVRLNVGGTCFLTTRQTLCRDPKSFLFRLCQADPDLDSDKDETGAYLIDRDPTYFGPVLNYLRHGKLVINKDLAEEGVLEEAEFYNITSLIKLVKDKIRERDSKISQVPVKHVYRVLQCQEEELTQMVSTMSDGWKFEQLVSIGSQYSCGRAQQSEFLLIVSREVKGEERCFQKCCSELVSIGSSYNYGNEDQAEFLCVVSKELHNTPYGTTSEPSEKAKILQERGSRM; the protein is encoded by the exons ATGGCGGCGGAGAACCACTGTGAGTTTCCCGTGCCCCCGGCTGGCGGCCTCGGTGCGGGCGGGCCCTGCCGTAGGTGTAACTCGGCACCGCTGCCCGGCGCGGGTCCCGGCAAGTGGGTCCGGCTGAACGTGGGGGGCACCTGCTTCCTGACCACTCGACAGACGCTCTGCAGGGATCCTAAGTCCTTCCTCTTCCGCCTCTGCCAGGCCGACCCCGACCTGGACTCGGACAAG GATGAAACAGGTGCCTATTTAATAGACAGAGACCCAACCTACTTTGGGCCAGTGCTGAACTATCTCAGACATGGGAAACTGGTTATTAACAAGGACCTAGCTGAGGAAG GTGTACTGGAAGAGGCTGAATTCTACAATATCACATCTCTAATAAAACTGGTAAAGGACAAAATAAGAGAAAGAGACAGCAAAATCTCACAG GTGCCAGTCAAACATGTGTACAGAGTGCTGCAGTGTCAGGAAGAAGAACTCACTCAAATGGTTTCCACAATGTCCGATGGCTGGAAATTTGAACAG CTTGTCAGTATAGGTTCCCAGTACAGCTGTGGCCGGGCTCAGCAGTCAGAGTTTCTGCTGATAGTGTCACGGGAAGTGAAAGGGGAAGAGAGATGCttccagaaatgctgcagtgag ctGGTCAGTATTGGTTCTTCCTATAACTATGGCAATGAAGATCAGGCTGAATTTCTATGTGTTGTCTCGAAGGAATTGCATAACACTCCTTATGGCACAACCAGTGAACCCAGTGAAAAAGCAAAG
- the LOC116452067 gene encoding BTB/POZ domain-containing protein KCTD5 isoform X4, translating to MAAENHCEFPVPPAGGLGAGGPCRRCNSAPLPGAGPGKWVRLNVGGTCFLTTRQTLCRDPKSFLFRLCQADPDLDSDKDETGAYLIDRDPTYFGPVLNYLRHGKLVINKDLAEEGVLEEAEFYNITSLIKLVKDKIRERDSKISQVPVKHVYRVLQCQEEELTQMVSTMSDGWKFEQLVSIGSSYNYGNEDQAEFLCVVSKELHNTPYGTTSEPSEKAKILQERGSRM from the exons ATGGCGGCGGAGAACCACTGTGAGTTTCCCGTGCCCCCGGCTGGCGGCCTCGGTGCGGGCGGGCCCTGCCGTAGGTGTAACTCGGCACCGCTGCCCGGCGCGGGTCCCGGCAAGTGGGTCCGGCTGAACGTGGGGGGCACCTGCTTCCTGACCACTCGACAGACGCTCTGCAGGGATCCTAAGTCCTTCCTCTTCCGCCTCTGCCAGGCCGACCCCGACCTGGACTCGGACAAG GATGAAACAGGTGCCTATTTAATAGACAGAGACCCAACCTACTTTGGGCCAGTGCTGAACTATCTCAGACATGGGAAACTGGTTATTAACAAGGACCTAGCTGAGGAAG GTGTACTGGAAGAGGCTGAATTCTACAATATCACATCTCTAATAAAACTGGTAAAGGACAAAATAAGAGAAAGAGACAGCAAAATCTCACAG GTGCCAGTCAAACATGTGTACAGAGTGCTGCAGTGTCAGGAAGAAGAACTCACTCAAATGGTTTCCACAATGTCCGATGGCTGGAAATTTGAACAG ctGGTCAGTATTGGTTCTTCCTATAACTATGGCAATGAAGATCAGGCTGAATTTCTATGTGTTGTCTCGAAGGAATTGCATAACACTCCTTATGGCACAACCAGTGAACCCAGTGAAAAAGCAAAG